Below is a genomic region from Sinorhizobium meliloti.
GCTACACGACGGTGGTTCGCGCGGTGCCCGAGCTCGTGCTCATCCTGCTCCTCTACTATGCCGGCACCGATCTCCTGAACCAGCTCCTTGGCGCCATCGGGGTCGGAGCCGTCGATATCAGCGGGCTCGTGGCCGGTATCTTCGTGATCGGGGTCGTGCAGGGCGCCTATTCGACGGAGGTGCTTCGCGGCGCGATCAAGGCGGTTCCCGCCGGCCAGATCGAGGCGGCACGCGCCTACGGCATGTCGCCGCTCCTGGTGCTGCGGCGCATCACGCTTCCGGCGATGCTGCCCTACGCCATCCCCGGCCTTGCCAATCTGTGGCTGATCGCCACCAAGGACACGGCGTTGCTCGCTGTCGTCGGTTTCAGCGAATTGACGCTCGTCACGCGGCAGGCGGCAGGCGCCACCAAGGCCTATCTCCTCTTCTTCTGCGCCGCCGGCGCGCTCTATCTGGCGCTGACGCTCGTTTCCAACGTCTTCATCGGCATGCTCGAGCGCCATGCGCGGCGCGGCTTCGCGGAGCAACGATGACCGACGAAACCACCCACGCGCTCGCATACACGCCGGAAGACCTCCCGAGAAAGGAGAGTTTCCTCAAGCCTCATCGCATCGTGCTGATGCTTCTCCTCGCGGCGCTCGTGGTGGCGGTCGCGGTCTTCATGCGCTGGGACTGGCTGCCGCGCTACCTGCCGAGGCTCGGCTCCGGCATTCTCGTGAGCCTGGCGATGCTCTTCAGCACGGCGATCCTCGGCTTCCTCCTGGCAGTGCCGCTTGGCCTCGCCCAGGTGACCGGGCCATGGTTCTTCAAGGCTCCGGCCCGCATCTTCTGTACCGTCATCCGCGGGACGCCGCTGCTGCTGCAGCTATGGCTCCTCTATTACGGGCTCGGCTCGCTGTTTCCGCAGTTCCCGGCCATCCGGCAATCCTTTCTCTGGCCGTATCTGCGCGAGGCCTGGCCCTATGGGGTGGCGGCGCTCACGGTATCCTTCGCCGCCTATGAGGGCGAGGTCATGCGCGGCGCGTTCGCCGGCGTGCCGTCCGGGGAATTGGAGGCCGCCCGTGCCTACGGCATGGGCCGCTGGACGATGTTCCGGCGCATCTGGCTGCCGCGGGCGATCCACCGCGCGCTGCCCACCCTCAATGGCGAGACCGTGCTGCAGCTGAAATCCACGCCGCTCGTCGCGACGATCACCGTCGTCGACGTCTATGCGGTGATCTCGAAGGTGCGGCAGGAAACCTACCTGACCTATGAGCCGCTCCTGCTGCTCGCGGCCATCTACATGTGCCTGACCGCAATCCTGGTCGTGGCCTTCCGTTACTTCGAAAACCGCATACCCACCCGTGGTGCCTGACATGAAGCTTTCCGCCGCCATCGACAATGCCATGCCGGAACTCGTCGCCATCCGGCGCGATCTGCATGCCCATCCTGAGCTTGGGCTCGAAGAAACGCGGACATCCGCCTTCATCGCCCGCCACCTCGAAGAGCTCGGCTATGAGGTGGCGACGGGCATCGCGAAAACGGGCGTGGTCGGCACGCTAAGGAATGGCACCGGGTCGCGCTCGATCGGCATCCGCGCCGATATCGATGCGCTGCCGATCCAGGAGGAAACCGGGGTCGCCTATGCAAGCACGAAGCCGGGCCTGATGCATGCCTGCGGTCATGACGGCCACACGGCGATGCTGCTCGGCGCCGCCCGCGCGCTTGCCGAGCGAAGGAATTTCGACGGCACGATTCACCTCATCTTTCAGCCGGCGGAGGAGAATGCCGGTGGCGCGAAGATCATGGTCGACGAGGGTCTCTTCGACAGATTTCCCTGCGACGCCGTGTTCGCGCTCCACAACGAACCGAACCTGCCCTTCGGCCAGTTCGCTCTGCGCGAAGGCCCGATCATGGCGGCGGTCGACGAGGCACGGATCACCGTTCACGGCCGCGGCGGCCACGGCGCCGAGCCGCAGGCGACGGCCGATCCGATCGTCTGCGGCGCCAGCATCGTCATGGCGCTGCAGACCATCGTCGCACGCAACATCCACCCGATGGACCCCTCCGTCGTGACCGTCGGCGCATTTCACGCGGGCTCGGCGAGCAACATCATCCCGGAGCGCGCGGAGATCGTCGTCGGCATACGTTCCTTCGATCCCGCGGTCCGCGACGAGCTCGAACGCCGCATCCGGATGATCGCCGAGGCTCAAGCGTCAAGCTTCGGCATGCGGGCAACCGTCGATTACGAGCGGAGCTACGACGCCACGATCAACCACAAGGCGGAGACGGATTTCCTCCGAGAGGCCGCCATCCGCTTCGCCGGCGCCGACAAGGTCGTCGATCTCGCCCGGCCGCTCATGGGAAGCGAGGACTTCGCCTATATGCTCAAGGAAAGGCCCGGCAGCTATTTCTTCCTCGGCTCGCGGGTGACGGGCGAGGAGAAATCGCTCCACCACCCCGGCTATGATTTCAACGACGATCTGCTGCCGATCGGCGCTGCCTTCTGGACCGAACTCGCCGAAGCCTACCTCGCGCGCCGGTGAGATTGGGGACGGGCGCCCGACTGCTTCGACCTGCAATGCGGTTCAAAATGCCGCGCGCGAACGATTGCCGCAGTGTGACAACGTGGCGATCCGCCCGTCATTGACCTTTGGCAATATTGCGTCAGATTCAATCACACGATGCAGATCGCAGATATCAGACGCCGTTCGCGTCTGAGCTTGCGGTTTCCGCCCGAAAGGATCAGCGCCGTGTTCGAAGCTTTTGACGCAACTGTCCTTGCACGCATACAGTTCGCCTTCACCGTCTCCTTCCACATCATCTTCCCGGCCTTCTCCATCGGACTTGCCAGCTATCTGGCCGTCCTCGAAGCGCTCTGGCTCTGGAAGAAGGACGAGGTCTATCTGGAGCTCTTCAACTTCTGGAAGACGATCTTCGCCGTCGCTTTCGGCATGGGCGTCGTCTCCGGCATCGTCATGTCCTACCAGTTCGGCACCAACTGGAGCGTGTTTTCCGACAAGGCCGGGCCGGTGATCGGGCCGCTGATGGGCTATGAGGTGCTGACCGCCTTCTTCCTCGAAGCGGGCTTTCTCGGCGTCATGCTTTTCGGCCTCAACCGGGTCGGCCCGAAGCTGCATTTTTTCGCAACCGCGATGGTCGCGCTCGGCACGCTGATCTCGGCCACCTGGATCCTCGCGGTGAACTCCTGGATGCAGACGCCCGCCGGCTTCTCCGTCAACGAGGCCGGGCAGTTCATTCCCGACGACTGGTGGGAGGTGATCTTCAATCCGTCTTTCCCGTATCGGCTGACGCACATGGTGCTAGCCGCCTATCTGACGACGGCCTTCGTCGTCGGCGCCTGCGGGGCGTGGCACCTCCTGCGCAAGACCGCTCCGCGGCGCGCCCGCACGATGTTCTCGATGGCCATGTGGATGGCGGCGATCGTCGCGCCGATCCAGATCTTCGCCGGCGACCAGCACGGACTCAACACGCTCGAACATCAGCCGGCAAAGGTGATGGCGATGGAAGGGCATTATCAAAGCCATCCGGAAGGCGCGCCGCTGATCCTCTTCGGCATGCCGAACTCCGCCGAGAAGCGCGTCGACTACGCGCTCGAAATCCCGAAGCTTTCGAGCCTGATCCTGAAGCACTCGCTCGATGCGCCCCTTGCCGGTCTCGACACCATACCCGAGGACCGGCACCCGCCGGTCGCCATCGTCTTCTGGTCGTTCCGCGTCATGGTGGCGATCGGCTTCGCCATGCTCGGTCTCGGGCTCTGGAGCCTCTGGTGTCGGCTGCGCGGCACGCTCGACACGAATGCCGCGCTCCACCGCGCGGCGGTGCTCATGGGCCCGGCGGGCTTCGTGGCAGTGCTTGCCGGCTGGATCACGACGGAGGTCGGGCGGCAGCCCTACACGATCTATGGTCACCTTTTGACGGCGGACTCGATTTCCCCGATCGCAGCGCCGGCTGTCGGCGCCTCGCTCGTCGCCTTCATCATCGTCTATTTCCTCGTTTTCGGCGCCGGCACCTTCTACATCCTGCGGCTGATGGCACGTCTGCCGCGCGATACGATGCCCGAACTCGACGAAGGACCCTTGCGCACGGCCGGAGTGACGCCCGGGCCGGCAACAGCCAACCAGGGAGGCCATCATGGCCATTGATCTGCCACTGATCTGGGCCGCGATCATCGCCTTTGCGGTGCTTGCCTATGTCGTTCTCGACGGTTTCGACCTCGGCGTCGGGATATTGTTTCCGTTTTTCCCCGAGAAGCACGACCGCGACGTCATGATGAACTCCGTGGCCCCCGTATGGGACGGCAATGAAACCTGGCTCGTGCTCGGCGGCGGAGGGCTGCTCGCCGTGTTTCCGCTCGCCTATGCGACCATCCTGCCCGCGCTTTACGCGCCCATCATCGCCATGCTGATCGGCCTCATCTTCCGCGGCGTGGCTTTCGAGTA
It encodes:
- a CDS encoding ABC transporter permease, which codes for MLGDSFINWSLLSLSAPGWGGVLLQGFLSSIEIAVGGYALGLALGIGGAFGKLYGGPVLRDLLECYTTVVRAVPELVLILLLYYAGTDLLNQLLGAIGVGAVDISGLVAGIFVIGVVQGAYSTEVLRGAIKAVPAGQIEAARAYGMSPLLVLRRITLPAMLPYAIPGLANLWLIATKDTALLAVVGFSELTLVTRQAAGATKAYLLFFCAAGALYLALTLVSNVFIGMLERHARRGFAEQR
- a CDS encoding ABC transporter permease, which produces MTDETTHALAYTPEDLPRKESFLKPHRIVLMLLLAALVVAVAVFMRWDWLPRYLPRLGSGILVSLAMLFSTAILGFLLAVPLGLAQVTGPWFFKAPARIFCTVIRGTPLLLQLWLLYYGLGSLFPQFPAIRQSFLWPYLREAWPYGVAALTVSFAAYEGEVMRGAFAGVPSGELEAARAYGMGRWTMFRRIWLPRAIHRALPTLNGETVLQLKSTPLVATITVVDVYAVISKVRQETYLTYEPLLLLAAIYMCLTAILVVAFRYFENRIPTRGA
- a CDS encoding M20 aminoacylase family protein, which encodes MKLSAAIDNAMPELVAIRRDLHAHPELGLEETRTSAFIARHLEELGYEVATGIAKTGVVGTLRNGTGSRSIGIRADIDALPIQEETGVAYASTKPGLMHACGHDGHTAMLLGAARALAERRNFDGTIHLIFQPAEENAGGAKIMVDEGLFDRFPCDAVFALHNEPNLPFGQFALREGPIMAAVDEARITVHGRGGHGAEPQATADPIVCGASIVMALQTIVARNIHPMDPSVVTVGAFHAGSASNIIPERAEIVVGIRSFDPAVRDELERRIRMIAEAQASSFGMRATVDYERSYDATINHKAETDFLREAAIRFAGADKVVDLARPLMGSEDFAYMLKERPGSYFFLGSRVTGEEKSLHHPGYDFNDDLLPIGAAFWTELAEAYLARR
- a CDS encoding cytochrome ubiquinol oxidase subunit I; this translates as MQIADIRRRSRLSLRFPPERISAVFEAFDATVLARIQFAFTVSFHIIFPAFSIGLASYLAVLEALWLWKKDEVYLELFNFWKTIFAVAFGMGVVSGIVMSYQFGTNWSVFSDKAGPVIGPLMGYEVLTAFFLEAGFLGVMLFGLNRVGPKLHFFATAMVALGTLISATWILAVNSWMQTPAGFSVNEAGQFIPDDWWEVIFNPSFPYRLTHMVLAAYLTTAFVVGACGAWHLLRKTAPRRARTMFSMAMWMAAIVAPIQIFAGDQHGLNTLEHQPAKVMAMEGHYQSHPEGAPLILFGMPNSAEKRVDYALEIPKLSSLILKHSLDAPLAGLDTIPEDRHPPVAIVFWSFRVMVAIGFAMLGLGLWSLWCRLRGTLDTNAALHRAAVLMGPAGFVAVLAGWITTEVGRQPYTIYGHLLTADSISPIAAPAVGASLVAFIIVYFLVFGAGTFYILRLMARLPRDTMPELDEGPLRTAGVTPGPATANQGGHHGH